In Malus sylvestris chromosome 15, drMalSylv7.2, whole genome shotgun sequence, a single genomic region encodes these proteins:
- the LOC126601815 gene encoding protein WVD2-like 7 isoform X5 → MATDNEFHQSDILSDRQHSQDVSISQILDHGSISFGRFSVETLAWEKRSVFRHNRCQEELEKYKSNGLVAQKKAYFEEYYKKIRALKVLQAEHQETTEPDLCPDGKINASQSENDNCDDLSQVTKSGNETVANLGSVADKPVQLNLSDCNDSTNKVIVTEETSKTLSIEPEHDRIGASLSPTPSITRSLKSSQPDSPVSDPVKNDANKPKKHASPVLKSKGNAALPRNKPKLDCKVTRPRDDVKASEESRPHPPHHSTAKRDNNLLPSKCNTRSSATDNNFNHVSARKPLTEVCSSATVHLASTRSRLVSFSPSGRSHPKKETSNGKNLVDTLRTNPPVRSRSVQPSEQKSVPGGLKNIAIEKRSCTGVSRKPLDLGSEQMRPKVGLSENQRPKSMFTNKPTKNKANQNFGADYDRKNCGKERKQKEGDEESNTARRRYPKSAATVASSTRKNVKLVHKIAESRSGTLPHT, encoded by the exons ATGGCGACTGATAATGAATTTCATCAGTCTGATATACTTTCAGACCGTCAACACTCCCAG GATGTATCTATCTCTCAAATTTTGGATCATGGTTCAATATCCTTTGGAAGATTTTCTGTAGAAACACTTGCGTGGGAAAAACGTTCTGTCTTTCGGCACAACAGATGTCAGGAGGAGCTCGAAAAATACAAGTCCAATGGATTGGTTGCTCAAAAGAAGGCTTACTTTGAAGaatattacaaaaaaattagAGCCCTCAAGGTATTGCAGGCGGAGCATCAAGAAACCACTGAACCTGATCTTTGCCCGGATGGGAAGATCAATGCCTCGCAATCCGAAAATGACAATTGTGATGACTTATCTCAAGTGACAAAGTCAGGAAATGAGACAGTCGCTAACTTGGGAAGCGTAGCGGATAAACCAGTACAACTAAACTTGAGTGACTGTAATGACAGTACTAATAAGGTTATTGTGACGGAAGAAACCAGTAAGACTCTATCAATTGAACCGGAACATGATAGAATTGGGGCTTCCTTATCACCCACTCCATCGATCACTAGGAGCTTGAAATCTTCCCAGCCTGACAGCCCTGTCTCTGACCCTGTCAAGAATGACGCTAACAAGCCAAAGAAACATGCATCTCCTGTATTAAAGTCTAAG GGTAATGCTGCTTTACCACGGAACAAACCAAAATTGGACTGCAAAGTTACTAGACCCAGAGATGATGTTAAGGCATCAGAGGAGTCAAGACCACATCCACCTCATCATTCTACTGCCAAAAGAGATAACAATCTTCTTCCTAGCAAGTGTAACACTCGTAGCTCAGCCACTGATAATAATTTCAACCATGTTTCCGCACGTAAACCGCTCACTGAAGTATGCTCCAGTGCCACTGTTCATCTTGCATCAACAAGAAGTAGATTGGTGTCATTTTCTCCTAGTGGTAGAAGTCATCCAAAAAAGGAAACTTCGAATGGCAAAAATTTGGTGGATACATTACGAACAAATCCACCAGTTCGTTCACGATCTGTCCAG CCATCAGAACAGAAATCCGTTCCTGGTGGTTTGAAGAACATAGCTATAGAGAAACG GAGCTGTACTGGAGTTTCTAGAAAGCCCTTAGACTTGGGTAGTGAGCAGATGCGACCAAAGGTTGGCCTATCTGAAAACCAGAGACCAAAATCAAT GTTCACAAACAAACCTACCAAAAATAAAGCGAACCAAAATTTTGGTGCTGACTATGACCGCAAGAATTGTGGAAAAGAACGAAAGCAAAAAGAG GGAGATGAGGAAAGTAACACTGCACGCAGAAGATATCCAAAGTCTGCCGCAACTGTGGCATCCAGTACTCGGAAGAATGTAAAACTTGTGCATAAG ATTGCAGAATCAAGGTCTGGGACTCTCCCACATACTTGA
- the LOC126601815 gene encoding protein WVD2-like 7 isoform X3 — MATDNEFHQSDILSDRQHSQDVSISQILDHGSISFGRFSVETLAWEKRSVFRHNRCQEELEKYKSNGLVAQKKAYFEEYYKKIRALKVLQAEHQETTEPDLCPDGKINASQSENDNCDDLSQVTKSGNETVANLGSVADKPVQLNLSDCNDSTNKVIVTEETSKTLSIEPEHDRIGASLSPTPSITRSLKSSQPDSPVSDPVKNDANKPKKHASPVLKSKGNAALPRNKPKLDCKVTRPRDDVKASEESRPHPPHHSTAKRDNNLLPSKCNTRSSATDNNFNHVSARKPLTEVCSSATVHLASTRSRLVSFSPSGRSHPKKETSNGKNLVDTLRTNPPVRSRSVQPSEQKSVPGGLKNIAIEKRSCTGVSRKPLDLGSEQMRPKVGLSENQRPKSMSCIGVSRKPLDLGNQQMRPKVGLSESKRPKSMFTNKPTKNKANQNFGADYDRKNCGKERKQKEGDEESNTARRRYPKSAATVASSTRKNVKLVHKIAESRSGTLPHT; from the exons ATGGCGACTGATAATGAATTTCATCAGTCTGATATACTTTCAGACCGTCAACACTCCCAG GATGTATCTATCTCTCAAATTTTGGATCATGGTTCAATATCCTTTGGAAGATTTTCTGTAGAAACACTTGCGTGGGAAAAACGTTCTGTCTTTCGGCACAACAGATGTCAGGAGGAGCTCGAAAAATACAAGTCCAATGGATTGGTTGCTCAAAAGAAGGCTTACTTTGAAGaatattacaaaaaaattagAGCCCTCAAGGTATTGCAGGCGGAGCATCAAGAAACCACTGAACCTGATCTTTGCCCGGATGGGAAGATCAATGCCTCGCAATCCGAAAATGACAATTGTGATGACTTATCTCAAGTGACAAAGTCAGGAAATGAGACAGTCGCTAACTTGGGAAGCGTAGCGGATAAACCAGTACAACTAAACTTGAGTGACTGTAATGACAGTACTAATAAGGTTATTGTGACGGAAGAAACCAGTAAGACTCTATCAATTGAACCGGAACATGATAGAATTGGGGCTTCCTTATCACCCACTCCATCGATCACTAGGAGCTTGAAATCTTCCCAGCCTGACAGCCCTGTCTCTGACCCTGTCAAGAATGACGCTAACAAGCCAAAGAAACATGCATCTCCTGTATTAAAGTCTAAG GGTAATGCTGCTTTACCACGGAACAAACCAAAATTGGACTGCAAAGTTACTAGACCCAGAGATGATGTTAAGGCATCAGAGGAGTCAAGACCACATCCACCTCATCATTCTACTGCCAAAAGAGATAACAATCTTCTTCCTAGCAAGTGTAACACTCGTAGCTCAGCCACTGATAATAATTTCAACCATGTTTCCGCACGTAAACCGCTCACTGAAGTATGCTCCAGTGCCACTGTTCATCTTGCATCAACAAGAAGTAGATTGGTGTCATTTTCTCCTAGTGGTAGAAGTCATCCAAAAAAGGAAACTTCGAATGGCAAAAATTTGGTGGATACATTACGAACAAATCCACCAGTTCGTTCACGATCTGTCCAG CCATCAGAACAGAAATCCGTTCCTGGTGGTTTGAAGAACATAGCTATAGAGAAACG GAGCTGTACTGGAGTTTCTAGAAAGCCCTTAGACTTGGGTAGTGAGCAGATGCGACCAAAGGTTGGCCTATCTGAAAACCAGAGACCAAAATCAAT GAGCTGTATTGGAGTTTCTAGAAAGCCTTTAGATTTGGGCAATCAACAGATGCGACCGAAGGTTGGCCTATCTGAGAGCAAGAGACCAAAATCAAT GTTCACAAACAAACCTACCAAAAATAAAGCGAACCAAAATTTTGGTGCTGACTATGACCGCAAGAATTGTGGAAAAGAACGAAAGCAAAAAGAG GGAGATGAGGAAAGTAACACTGCACGCAGAAGATATCCAAAGTCTGCCGCAACTGTGGCATCCAGTACTCGGAAGAATGTAAAACTTGTGCATAAG ATTGCAGAATCAAGGTCTGGGACTCTCCCACATACTTGA
- the LOC126601815 gene encoding protein WVD2-like 7 isoform X4: protein MATDNEFHQSDILSDRQHSQDVSISQILDHGSISFGRFSVETLAWEKRSVFRHNRCQEELEKYKSNGLVAQKKAYFEEYYKKIRALKVLQAEHQETTEPDLCPDGKINASQSENDNCDDLSQVTKSGNETVANLGSVADKPVQLNLSDCNDSTNKVIVTEETSKTLSIEPEHDRIGASLSPTPSITRSLKSSQPDSPVSDPVKNDANKPKKHASPVLKSKGNAALPRNKPKLDCKVTRPRDDVKASEESRPHPPHHSTAKRDNNLLPSKCNTRSSATDNNFNHVSARKPLTEVCSSATVHLASTRSRLVSFSPSGRSHPKKETSNGKNLVDTLRTNPPVRSRSVQPSEQKSVPGGLKNIAIEKRSCTGVSRKPLDLGSEQMRPKVGLSENQRPKSMSCTGVSRKPLDLGSEQMRPKVGLSENQRPKSMFTNKPTKNKANQNFGADYDRKNCGKERKQKEGDEESNTARRRYPKSAATVASSTRKNVKLVHKIAESRSGTLPHT, encoded by the exons ATGGCGACTGATAATGAATTTCATCAGTCTGATATACTTTCAGACCGTCAACACTCCCAG GATGTATCTATCTCTCAAATTTTGGATCATGGTTCAATATCCTTTGGAAGATTTTCTGTAGAAACACTTGCGTGGGAAAAACGTTCTGTCTTTCGGCACAACAGATGTCAGGAGGAGCTCGAAAAATACAAGTCCAATGGATTGGTTGCTCAAAAGAAGGCTTACTTTGAAGaatattacaaaaaaattagAGCCCTCAAGGTATTGCAGGCGGAGCATCAAGAAACCACTGAACCTGATCTTTGCCCGGATGGGAAGATCAATGCCTCGCAATCCGAAAATGACAATTGTGATGACTTATCTCAAGTGACAAAGTCAGGAAATGAGACAGTCGCTAACTTGGGAAGCGTAGCGGATAAACCAGTACAACTAAACTTGAGTGACTGTAATGACAGTACTAATAAGGTTATTGTGACGGAAGAAACCAGTAAGACTCTATCAATTGAACCGGAACATGATAGAATTGGGGCTTCCTTATCACCCACTCCATCGATCACTAGGAGCTTGAAATCTTCCCAGCCTGACAGCCCTGTCTCTGACCCTGTCAAGAATGACGCTAACAAGCCAAAGAAACATGCATCTCCTGTATTAAAGTCTAAG GGTAATGCTGCTTTACCACGGAACAAACCAAAATTGGACTGCAAAGTTACTAGACCCAGAGATGATGTTAAGGCATCAGAGGAGTCAAGACCACATCCACCTCATCATTCTACTGCCAAAAGAGATAACAATCTTCTTCCTAGCAAGTGTAACACTCGTAGCTCAGCCACTGATAATAATTTCAACCATGTTTCCGCACGTAAACCGCTCACTGAAGTATGCTCCAGTGCCACTGTTCATCTTGCATCAACAAGAAGTAGATTGGTGTCATTTTCTCCTAGTGGTAGAAGTCATCCAAAAAAGGAAACTTCGAATGGCAAAAATTTGGTGGATACATTACGAACAAATCCACCAGTTCGTTCACGATCTGTCCAG CCATCAGAACAGAAATCCGTTCCTGGTGGTTTGAAGAACATAGCTATAGAGAAACG GAGCTGTACTGGAGTTTCTAGAAAGCCCTTAGACTTGGGTAGTGAGCAGATGCGACCAAAGGTTGGCCTATCTGAAAACCAGAGACCAAAATCAAT GAGCTGTACTGGAGTTTCTAGAAAGCCCTTAGACTTGGGTAGTGAGCAGATGCGACCAAAGGTTGGCCTATCTGAAAACCAGAGACCAAAATCAAT GTTCACAAACAAACCTACCAAAAATAAAGCGAACCAAAATTTTGGTGCTGACTATGACCGCAAGAATTGTGGAAAAGAACGAAAGCAAAAAGAG GGAGATGAGGAAAGTAACACTGCACGCAGAAGATATCCAAAGTCTGCCGCAACTGTGGCATCCAGTACTCGGAAGAATGTAAAACTTGTGCATAAG ATTGCAGAATCAAGGTCTGGGACTCTCCCACATACTTGA
- the LOC126601815 gene encoding protein WVD2-like 7 isoform X1: MATDNEFHQSDILSDRQHSQDVSISQILDHGSISFGRFSVETLAWEKRSVFRHNRCQEELEKYKSNGLVAQKKAYFEEYYKKIRALKVLQAEHQETTEPDLCPDGKINASQSENDNCDDLSQVTKSGNETVANLGSVADKPVQLNLSDCNDSTNKVIVTEETSKTLSIEPEHDRIGASLSPTPSITRSLKSSQPDSPVSDPVKNDANKPKKHASPVLKSKGNAALPRNKPKLDCKVTRPRDDVKASEESRPHPPHHSTAKRDNNLLPSKCNTRSSATDNNFNHVSARKPLTEVCSSATVHLASTRSRLVSFSPSGRSHPKKETSNGKNLVDTLRTNPPVRSRSVQPSEQKSVPGGLKNIAIEKRSCTGVSRKPLDLGSEQMRPKVGLSENQRPKSMSCTGVSRKPLDLGSEQMRPKVGLSENQRPKSMSCIGVSRKPLDLGNQQMRPKVGLSESKRPKSMFTNKPTKNKANQNFGADYDRKNCGKERKQKEGDEESNTARRRYPKSAATVASSTRKNVKLVHKIAESRSGTLPHT, encoded by the exons ATGGCGACTGATAATGAATTTCATCAGTCTGATATACTTTCAGACCGTCAACACTCCCAG GATGTATCTATCTCTCAAATTTTGGATCATGGTTCAATATCCTTTGGAAGATTTTCTGTAGAAACACTTGCGTGGGAAAAACGTTCTGTCTTTCGGCACAACAGATGTCAGGAGGAGCTCGAAAAATACAAGTCCAATGGATTGGTTGCTCAAAAGAAGGCTTACTTTGAAGaatattacaaaaaaattagAGCCCTCAAGGTATTGCAGGCGGAGCATCAAGAAACCACTGAACCTGATCTTTGCCCGGATGGGAAGATCAATGCCTCGCAATCCGAAAATGACAATTGTGATGACTTATCTCAAGTGACAAAGTCAGGAAATGAGACAGTCGCTAACTTGGGAAGCGTAGCGGATAAACCAGTACAACTAAACTTGAGTGACTGTAATGACAGTACTAATAAGGTTATTGTGACGGAAGAAACCAGTAAGACTCTATCAATTGAACCGGAACATGATAGAATTGGGGCTTCCTTATCACCCACTCCATCGATCACTAGGAGCTTGAAATCTTCCCAGCCTGACAGCCCTGTCTCTGACCCTGTCAAGAATGACGCTAACAAGCCAAAGAAACATGCATCTCCTGTATTAAAGTCTAAG GGTAATGCTGCTTTACCACGGAACAAACCAAAATTGGACTGCAAAGTTACTAGACCCAGAGATGATGTTAAGGCATCAGAGGAGTCAAGACCACATCCACCTCATCATTCTACTGCCAAAAGAGATAACAATCTTCTTCCTAGCAAGTGTAACACTCGTAGCTCAGCCACTGATAATAATTTCAACCATGTTTCCGCACGTAAACCGCTCACTGAAGTATGCTCCAGTGCCACTGTTCATCTTGCATCAACAAGAAGTAGATTGGTGTCATTTTCTCCTAGTGGTAGAAGTCATCCAAAAAAGGAAACTTCGAATGGCAAAAATTTGGTGGATACATTACGAACAAATCCACCAGTTCGTTCACGATCTGTCCAG CCATCAGAACAGAAATCCGTTCCTGGTGGTTTGAAGAACATAGCTATAGAGAAACG GAGCTGTACTGGAGTTTCTAGAAAGCCCTTAGACTTGGGTAGTGAGCAGATGCGACCAAAGGTTGGCCTATCTGAAAACCAGAGACCAAAATCAAT GAGCTGTACTGGAGTTTCTAGAAAGCCCTTAGACTTGGGTAGTGAGCAGATGCGACCAAAGGTTGGCCTATCTGAAAACCAGAGACCAAAATCAAT GAGCTGTATTGGAGTTTCTAGAAAGCCTTTAGATTTGGGCAATCAACAGATGCGACCGAAGGTTGGCCTATCTGAGAGCAAGAGACCAAAATCAAT GTTCACAAACAAACCTACCAAAAATAAAGCGAACCAAAATTTTGGTGCTGACTATGACCGCAAGAATTGTGGAAAAGAACGAAAGCAAAAAGAG GGAGATGAGGAAAGTAACACTGCACGCAGAAGATATCCAAAGTCTGCCGCAACTGTGGCATCCAGTACTCGGAAGAATGTAAAACTTGTGCATAAG ATTGCAGAATCAAGGTCTGGGACTCTCCCACATACTTGA
- the LOC126601816 gene encoding pentatricopeptide repeat-containing protein At3g13880 yields the protein MLLHKTGPPKPECPLSIQLFDPLVSNGQVKEPSMLPQPAPTPQQCSQLCHPNYSLDNVAYTKLVQHTTKTGSSLHGKLAHAHIIKTSFKPCMFFLNNLLTMYSRLGEFDSARHLFDRMPKRNLISYNSLISGYNEVGLFDKAMGVFNEARMAGLKLDRFTYAGALSVCGQTSDFELGKLVHGLIVVNGSGSEVVMTNSLIDMYSKCGRVDHARNLFQSSDNLDLVSWNSLIACYARIGANEETLTTLVKMHQCGLSLNTYTLGSALKACGKILDNSGLFGKILHGYNVKLGLDLDVAVGTALLDMYAKTCGLGEAIQIFKFMPYRNVVLYNAMIAGFLQIETFSYGHANEVFNLLSEMQRLGIKPSTFTFSIILRACKSVEVLEYGKQVHTQVYKYDLQGDEFIGSGLIDFYCSLGLSNYALRCFNLTPRLDIVSWTSMVAGYIQNGEIESAFDLFYRLLESGMKPDEFIISSMLGACADLAATRSGEQIQGYAVKAGFGKFTVVQNSQICMYAKSGDIDSANFSFTEIENPDVVSWSVMICSKAQHGCANEALNLFDLMKTCGIAPNHITFLGVLTACSHGGLVEEGLRYFETMKKDYGMSTNVEHCACVVDLLGRAGRLADAEKFIFNSSFEDNPVMWRALLSACRVYMDTVAAKRVAEKLIDLEPQAAASYVLLYNIYNDAGIELPAKRIRELMKNRGVKKEPGLSWIEVGNKVHSFVSGDRSHQMVQLIYTRLEEMLRKIQKIDCIVGKLITSEPELKDSKVNYHSKS from the exons ATGTTGCTCCATAAAACAGGTCCCCCAAAACCTGAGTGTCCTCTTTCCATTCAGCTTTTCGACCCTCTGGTTTCCAATGGTCAAGTAAAAGAACCCAGTATGTTGCCTCAACCCGCACCTACTCCACAGCAGTGCTCTCAACTTTGCCATCCCAACTATTCTCTCGACAATGTTGCCTATACAAAACTTGTACAACACACTACCAAAACTGGGTCTTCACTCCACGGCAAACTTGCCCACGCCCACATCATCAAAACCTCCTTTAAGCCCTGTATGTTTTTTCTCAACAATCTTCTCACCATGTACTCCAGGCTCGGAGAATTCGACAGTGCACGCCACCTGTTCGATAGAATGCCTAAGCGGAATCTCATTTCGTACAACTCCTTGATTTCTGGATATAACGAGGTGGGTCTGTTTGATAAGGCAATGGGTGTTTTTAACGAAGCAAGAATGGCTGGTTTAAAACTTGATAGGTTTACTTATGCCGGTGCTTTGAGTGTGTGTGGTCAAACCAGTGATTTTGAGCTGGGTAAGCTGGTTCATGGATTGATAGTCGTCAACGGGTCAGGCTCAGAAGTTGTTATGACCAATTCTCTTATTGATATGTACTCCAAGTGCGGCCGAGTTGATCATGCTAGGAATTTGTTTCAGAGTTCGGATAACTTGGACCTTGTCTCATGGAATTCCTTGATTGCTTGCTATGCTCGAATTGGTGCTAATGAGGAAACATTGACCACTCTAGTGAAAATGCATCAGTGTGGGTTGAGCTTGAATACCTATACACTGGGGAGTGCCCTCAAGGCATGTGGCAAAATTCTTGACAATTCAGGACTATTTGGGAAAATACTTCATGGATACAATGTCAAACTGGGGTTGGACTTGGATGTTGCAGTAGGAACGGCATTGCTTGATATGTATGCAAAGACTTGTGGCTTAGGTGAGGCGATACAAATATTCAAATTCATGCCTTACCGCAATGTTGTTTTGTATAATGCCATGATTGCGGGGTTCCTCCAAATAGAGACCTTTTCTTATGGACATGCAAATGAAGTGTTTAATCTTCTATCAGAGATGCAAAGGCTAGGAATCAAGCCATCAACATTTACTTTCTCAATCATATTAAGAGCTTGTAAATCAGTTGAAGTTCTTGAGTACGGGAAACAAGTTCACACTCAAGTCTACAAGTATGACCTACAGGGAGATGAATTCATTGGAAGTGGGCTTATTGATTTCTACTGTTCTTTGGGTTTATCCAATTATGCGTTGAGATGCTTTAACTTAACTCCTAGGCTAGATATTGTCTCGTGGACATCCATGGTTGCAGGTTATATCCAAAATGGGGAAATTGAAAGTgcatttgatttattttataGACTCTTGGAATCTGGAATGAAGCCTGATGAATTCATAATATCAAGCATGCTGGGTGCGTGTGCTGATTTGGCTGCAACAAGATCTGGAGAGCAGATCCAAGGATATGCTGTAAAAGCTGGATTTGGGAAATTCACTGTTGTTCAAAATTCACAGATATGCATGTATGCAAAATCTGGAGATATTGATTCTgctaatttttcttttacagAGATAGAGAATCCTGATGTGGTTTCCTGGTCTGTGATGATATGTAGCAAAGCACAACATGGATGTGCAAATGAAGCCTTGAATCTTTTTGACTTGATGAAGACTTGTGGAATTGCACCCAACCACATTACTTTCCTTGGAGTTCTAACTGCATGCAGTCATGGAGGGCTAGTAGAAGAAGGTTTACG ATATTTTGAAACAATGAAGAAAGATTATGGCATGTCAACCAATGTAGAGCACTGTGCCTGCGTTGTTGATCTCCTAGGTCGTGCAGGAAGGCTAGCAGATGCTGAGAAGTTCATTTTCAACTCATCTTTTGAGGATAATCCAGTTATGTGGCGAGCCTTGTTGAGTGCTTgcagggtttatatggacactGTTGCTGCAAAACGTGTTGCAGAAAAGCTAATTGATCTTGAACCTCAAGCTGCTGCATCATATGTTCTTCTGTACAACATTTACAATGATGCTGGGATAGAGTTACCGGCCAAAAGAATTAGGGAACTGATGAAAAATCGAGGAGTTAAGAAGGAACCTGGTCTAAGTTGGATAGAGGTAGGAAACAAAGTTCATTCTTTTGTTAGTGGCGATCGGTCTCACCAAATGGTTCAATTAATTTATACTCGGTTGGAAGAAATGTTGCGTAAGATACAAAAAATAGATTGTATTGTTGGTAAGTTGATTACTTCTGAACCGGAACTTAAGGACAGCAAAGTGAACTACCACAGTAAAAGTTAG